Proteins encoded by one window of Drosophila melanogaster chromosome X:
- the wupA gene encoding wings up A, isoform M, with the protein MEEASKAKKAKKGFMTPERKKKLRLLLRKKAAEELKKEQERKAAERRRIIEERCGSPRNLSDASEDTLKSLIKQHYDRINKLEDQKYDLEYVVKRKDVEINDLNAQVNDLRGKFVKPALKKVSKYENKFAKLQKKAAEFNFRNQLKVVKKKEFTLEEEEKEKKPDWSKGKPGDAKVKEEVEAEA; encoded by the exons ATGGAGGAAGCCTCCAAGGCCAAGAAGGCCAAGAAGGGTTTCATGACCCCAGAGAGGAAGAAGAAACTCAGG ttgctgctgcgtaAGAAAGCCGCTGAGGAGCTGAAGAAAGAACAGGAACGCAAAGCGGCTGAACGTAGACGCATCATCGAAGAACGTTGCGGCAGTCCCAGGAATCTCAGCGATGCCAGCGAAG ACACACTCAAATCTCTGATCAAGCAACACTATGACAGGATTAATAAATTGGAGGACCAGAAATATGATCTTGAGTATGTTGTTAAACGCAAGGATGTTGAG ATCAACGATCTCAATGCCCAAGTTAACGATCTTCGCGGCAAGTT CGTCAAGCCAGCCCTGAAGAAGGTCTCCAAATACGAAAACAAATTCGCCAAGCTGCAGAAGAAGGCCGCTGAGTTCAACTTCCGCAACCAGCTCAAGGTGGTGAAGAAGAAGGAGTTCAcgctggaggaggaggagaaggag AAGAAACCCGACTGGTCCAAGGGCAAGCCCGGAGATGCCAAGGTGAAGGAGGAGGTTGAGGCCGAAGCTTAA
- the wupA gene encoding wings up A, isoform F, with translation MADDEAKKAKQAEIERKRAEVRKRMEEASKAKKAKKGFMTPERKKKLRLLLRKKAAEELKKEQERKAAERRRIIEERCGSPRNLSDASEGELQEICEEYYERMYICEGQKWDLEYEVRKKDWEINDLNAQVNDLRGKFVKPALKKVSKYENKFAKLQKKAAEFNFRNQLKVVKKKEFTLEEEEKEKKPDWSKGKPGDAKVKEEVEAEA, from the exons atggcTGATGATGAG GCTAAGAAGGCTAAACAGGCTGAGATCGAGCGCAAGCGTGCTGAGGTGCGCAAGCGCATGGAGGAAGCCTCCAAGGCCAAGAAGGCCAAGAAGGGTTTCATGACCCCAGAGAGGAAGAAGAAACTCAGG ttgctgctgcgtaAGAAAGCCGCTGAGGAGCTGAAGAAAGAACAGGAACGCAAAGCGGCTGAACGTAGACGCATCATCGAAGAACGTTGCGGCAGTCCCAGGAATCTCAGCGATGCCAGCGAAG gCGAATTGCAAGAGATTTGCGAAGAGTATTACGAGCGTATGTATATTTGTGAAGGCCAGAAATGGGATCTGGAATACGAAGTCAGGAAAAAAGACTGGGAG ATCAACGATCTCAATGCCCAAGTTAACGATCTTCGCGGCAAGTT CGTCAAGCCAGCCCTGAAGAAGGTCTCCAAATACGAAAACAAATTCGCCAAGCTGCAGAAGAAGGCCGCTGAGTTCAACTTCCGCAACCAGCTCAAGGTGGTGAAGAAGAAGGAGTTCAcgctggaggaggaggagaaggag AAGAAACCCGACTGGTCCAAGGGCAAGCCCGGAGATGCCAAGGTGAAGGAGGAGGTTGAGGCCGAAGCTTAA
- the wupA gene encoding wings up A, isoform B, which yields MADDEAKKAKQAEIERKRAEVRKRMEEASKAKKAKKGFMTPERKKKLRLLLRKKAAEELKKEQERKAAERRRIIEERCGSPRNLSDASEDTIQSVCKDYHSKILKLESEKYDFEYDVARKDYEINDLNAQVNDLRGKFVKPALKKVSKYENKFAKLQKKAAEFNFRNQLKVVKKKEFTLEEEEKEKKPDWSKGKPGDAKVKEEVEAEA from the exons atggcTGATGATGAG GCTAAGAAGGCTAAACAGGCTGAGATCGAGCGCAAGCGTGCTGAGGTGCGCAAGCGCATGGAGGAAGCCTCCAAGGCCAAGAAGGCCAAGAAGGGTTTCATGACCCCAGAGAGGAAGAAGAAACTCAGG ttgctgctgcgtaAGAAAGCCGCTGAGGAGCTGAAGAAAGAACAGGAACGCAAAGCGGCTGAACGTAGACGCATCATCGAAGAACGTTGCGGCAGTCCCAGGAATCTCAGCGATGCCAGCGAAG ATACTATTCAGAGTGTTTGTAAGGACTACCACAGTAAGATACTGAAACTGGAGTCCGAAAAGTACGATTTCGAGTACGATGTAGCCAGAAAGGATTATGAG ATCAACGATCTCAATGCCCAAGTTAACGATCTTCGCGGCAAGTT CGTCAAGCCAGCCCTGAAGAAGGTCTCCAAATACGAAAACAAATTCGCCAAGCTGCAGAAGAAGGCCGCTGAGTTCAACTTCCGCAACCAGCTCAAGGTGGTGAAGAAGAAGGAGTTCAcgctggaggaggaggagaaggag AAGAAACCCGACTGGTCCAAGGGCAAGCCCGGAGATGCCAAGGTGAAGGAGGAGGTTGAGGCCGAAGCTTAA
- the wupA gene encoding wings up A, isoform E: protein MADDEAKKAKQAEIERKRAEVRKRMEEASKAKKAKKGFMTPERKKKLRLLLRKKAAEELKKEQERKAAERRRIIEERCGSPRNLSDASEAELQTICKQYWQRVYSLEGDKFDLEHVQKVKAQEINDLNAQVNDLRGKFVKPALKKVSKYENKFAKLQKKAAEFNFRNQLKVVKKKEFTLEEEEKEKKPDWSKGKPGDAKVKEEVEAEA from the exons atggcTGATGATGAG GCTAAGAAGGCTAAACAGGCTGAGATCGAGCGCAAGCGTGCTGAGGTGCGCAAGCGCATGGAGGAAGCCTCCAAGGCCAAGAAGGCCAAGAAGGGTTTCATGACCCCAGAGAGGAAGAAGAAACTCAGG ttgctgctgcgtaAGAAAGCCGCTGAGGAGCTGAAGAAAGAACAGGAACGCAAAGCGGCTGAACGTAGACGCATCATCGAAGAACGTTGCGGCAGTCCCAGGAATCTCAGCGATGCCAGCGAAG CCGAACTGCAAACAATATGCAAACAATATTGGCAACGCGTATACAGTTTGGAGGGCGATAAGTTTGATTTAGAACACGTGCAGAAAGTCAAGGCCCAAGAG ATCAACGATCTCAATGCCCAAGTTAACGATCTTCGCGGCAAGTT CGTCAAGCCAGCCCTGAAGAAGGTCTCCAAATACGAAAACAAATTCGCCAAGCTGCAGAAGAAGGCCGCTGAGTTCAACTTCCGCAACCAGCTCAAGGTGGTGAAGAAGAAGGAGTTCAcgctggaggaggaggagaaggag AAGAAACCCGACTGGTCCAAGGGCAAGCCCGGAGATGCCAAGGTGAAGGAGGAGGTTGAGGCCGAAGCTTAA
- the wupA gene encoding wings up A, isoform G has translation MADDEKKAAAPAAAPAAAAKPAAPAAAPAANGKAAPAANGKAAPAAAAAPAGPPKDPNDPKVKAEEAKKAKQAEIERKRAEVRKRMEEASKAKKAKKGFMTPERKKKLRLLLRKKAAEELKKEQERKAAERRRIIEERCGSPRNLSDASEGELQEICEEYYERMYICEGQKWDLEYEVRKKDWEINDLNAQVNDLRGKFVKPALKKVSKYENKFAKLQKKAAEFNFRNQLKVVKKKEFTLEEEEKEKKPDWSKGKPGDAKVKEEVEAEA, from the exons atggcTGATGATGAG AAAAAGGCAGCAGCTCCGGCCGCAGCTCCAGCGGCGGCGGCCAAACCGGCGGCTCCGGCAGCAGCCCCGGCGGCCAATGGCAAGGCTGCTCCGGCGGCCAATGGAAAGGCTGCTCCGGCAGCTGCCGCCGCTCCCGCCGGTCCGCCCAAGGATCCCAACGACCCCAAAGTGAAGGCCGAGGAG GCTAAGAAGGCTAAACAGGCTGAGATCGAGCGCAAGCGTGCTGAGGTGCGCAAGCGCATGGAGGAAGCCTCCAAGGCCAAGAAGGCCAAGAAGGGTTTCATGACCCCAGAGAGGAAGAAGAAACTCAGG ttgctgctgcgtaAGAAAGCCGCTGAGGAGCTGAAGAAAGAACAGGAACGCAAAGCGGCTGAACGTAGACGCATCATCGAAGAACGTTGCGGCAGTCCCAGGAATCTCAGCGATGCCAGCGAAG gCGAATTGCAAGAGATTTGCGAAGAGTATTACGAGCGTATGTATATTTGTGAAGGCCAGAAATGGGATCTGGAATACGAAGTCAGGAAAAAAGACTGGGAG ATCAACGATCTCAATGCCCAAGTTAACGATCTTCGCGGCAAGTT CGTCAAGCCAGCCCTGAAGAAGGTCTCCAAATACGAAAACAAATTCGCCAAGCTGCAGAAGAAGGCCGCTGAGTTCAACTTCCGCAACCAGCTCAAGGTGGTGAAGAAGAAGGAGTTCAcgctggaggaggaggagaaggag AAGAAACCCGACTGGTCCAAGGGCAAGCCCGGAGATGCCAAGGTGAAGGAGGAGGTTGAGGCCGAAGCTTAA
- the wupA gene encoding wings up A, isoform A: MADDEAKKAKQAEIERKRAEVRKRMEEASKAKKAKKGFMTPERKKKLRLLLRKKAAEELKKEQERKAAERRRIIEERCGSPRNLSDASEDTLKSLIKQHYDRINKLEDQKYDLEYVVKRKDVEINDLNAQVNDLRGKFVKPALKKVSKYENKFAKLQKKAAEFNFRNQLKVVKKKEFTLEEEEKEKKPDWSKGKPGDAKVKEEVEAEA; encoded by the exons atggcTGATGATGAG GCTAAGAAGGCTAAACAGGCTGAGATCGAGCGCAAGCGTGCTGAGGTGCGCAAGCGCATGGAGGAAGCCTCCAAGGCCAAGAAGGCCAAGAAGGGTTTCATGACCCCAGAGAGGAAGAAGAAACTCAGG ttgctgctgcgtaAGAAAGCCGCTGAGGAGCTGAAGAAAGAACAGGAACGCAAAGCGGCTGAACGTAGACGCATCATCGAAGAACGTTGCGGCAGTCCCAGGAATCTCAGCGATGCCAGCGAAG ACACACTCAAATCTCTGATCAAGCAACACTATGACAGGATTAATAAATTGGAGGACCAGAAATATGATCTTGAGTATGTTGTTAAACGCAAGGATGTTGAG ATCAACGATCTCAATGCCCAAGTTAACGATCTTCGCGGCAAGTT CGTCAAGCCAGCCCTGAAGAAGGTCTCCAAATACGAAAACAAATTCGCCAAGCTGCAGAAGAAGGCCGCTGAGTTCAACTTCCGCAACCAGCTCAAGGTGGTGAAGAAGAAGGAGTTCAcgctggaggaggaggagaaggag AAGAAACCCGACTGGTCCAAGGGCAAGCCCGGAGATGCCAAGGTGAAGGAGGAGGTTGAGGCCGAAGCTTAA
- the wupA gene encoding wings up A, isoform J, translating into MADDEAKKAKQAEIERKRAEVRKRMEEASKAKKAKKGFMTPERKKKLRLLLRKKAAEELKKEQERKAAERRRIIEERCGSPRNLSDASEDTLKSLIKQHYDRINKLEDQKYDLEYVVKRKDVEINDLNAQVNDLRGKFVKPALKKVSKYENKFAKLQKKAAEFNFRNQLKVVKKKEFTLEEEEKEKKIKDAAVLNKAKK; encoded by the exons atggcTGATGATGAG GCTAAGAAGGCTAAACAGGCTGAGATCGAGCGCAAGCGTGCTGAGGTGCGCAAGCGCATGGAGGAAGCCTCCAAGGCCAAGAAGGCCAAGAAGGGTTTCATGACCCCAGAGAGGAAGAAGAAACTCAGG ttgctgctgcgtaAGAAAGCCGCTGAGGAGCTGAAGAAAGAACAGGAACGCAAAGCGGCTGAACGTAGACGCATCATCGAAGAACGTTGCGGCAGTCCCAGGAATCTCAGCGATGCCAGCGAAG ACACACTCAAATCTCTGATCAAGCAACACTATGACAGGATTAATAAATTGGAGGACCAGAAATATGATCTTGAGTATGTTGTTAAACGCAAGGATGTTGAG ATCAACGATCTCAATGCCCAAGTTAACGATCTTCGCGGCAAGTT CGTCAAGCCAGCCCTGAAGAAGGTCTCCAAATACGAAAACAAATTCGCCAAGCTGCAGAAGAAGGCCGCTGAGTTCAACTTCCGCAACCAGCTCAAGGTGGTGAAGAAGAAGGAGTTCAcgctggaggaggaggagaaggag AAAAAGATAAAAGATGCCGCTGTGCTAAATAAGGCCAAAAAGT AA
- the wupA gene encoding wings up A, isoform I, whose translation MADDEAKKAKQAEIERKRAEVRKRMEEASKAKKAKKGFMTPERKKKLRLLLRKKAAEELKKEQERKAAERRRIIEERCGSPRNLSDASEAELQTICKQYWQRVYSLEGDKFDLEHVQKVKAQEINDLNAQVNDLRGKFVKPALKKVSKYENKFAKLQKKAAEFNFRNQLKVVKKKEFTLEEEEKEKKIKDAAVLNKAKK comes from the exons atggcTGATGATGAG GCTAAGAAGGCTAAACAGGCTGAGATCGAGCGCAAGCGTGCTGAGGTGCGCAAGCGCATGGAGGAAGCCTCCAAGGCCAAGAAGGCCAAGAAGGGTTTCATGACCCCAGAGAGGAAGAAGAAACTCAGG ttgctgctgcgtaAGAAAGCCGCTGAGGAGCTGAAGAAAGAACAGGAACGCAAAGCGGCTGAACGTAGACGCATCATCGAAGAACGTTGCGGCAGTCCCAGGAATCTCAGCGATGCCAGCGAAG CCGAACTGCAAACAATATGCAAACAATATTGGCAACGCGTATACAGTTTGGAGGGCGATAAGTTTGATTTAGAACACGTGCAGAAAGTCAAGGCCCAAGAG ATCAACGATCTCAATGCCCAAGTTAACGATCTTCGCGGCAAGTT CGTCAAGCCAGCCCTGAAGAAGGTCTCCAAATACGAAAACAAATTCGCCAAGCTGCAGAAGAAGGCCGCTGAGTTCAACTTCCGCAACCAGCTCAAGGTGGTGAAGAAGAAGGAGTTCAcgctggaggaggaggagaaggag AAAAAGATAAAAGATGCCGCTGTGCTAAATAAGGCCAAAAAGT AA
- the wupA gene encoding wings up A, isoform H — MADDEKKAAAPAAAPAAAAKPAAPAAAPAANGKAAPAANGKAAPAAAAAPAGPPKDPNDPKVKAEEAKKAKQAEIERKRAEVRKRMEEASKAKKAKKGFMTPERKKKLRLLLRKKAAEELKKEQERKAAERRRIIEERCGSPRNLSDASEGELQEICEEYYERMYICEGQKWDLEYEVRKKDWEINDLNAQVNDLRGKFVKPALKKVSKYENKFAKLQKKAAEFNFRNQLKVVKKKEFTLEEEEKEKKIKDAAVLNKAKK; from the exons atggcTGATGATGAG AAAAAGGCAGCAGCTCCGGCCGCAGCTCCAGCGGCGGCGGCCAAACCGGCGGCTCCGGCAGCAGCCCCGGCGGCCAATGGCAAGGCTGCTCCGGCGGCCAATGGAAAGGCTGCTCCGGCAGCTGCCGCCGCTCCCGCCGGTCCGCCCAAGGATCCCAACGACCCCAAAGTGAAGGCCGAGGAG GCTAAGAAGGCTAAACAGGCTGAGATCGAGCGCAAGCGTGCTGAGGTGCGCAAGCGCATGGAGGAAGCCTCCAAGGCCAAGAAGGCCAAGAAGGGTTTCATGACCCCAGAGAGGAAGAAGAAACTCAGG ttgctgctgcgtaAGAAAGCCGCTGAGGAGCTGAAGAAAGAACAGGAACGCAAAGCGGCTGAACGTAGACGCATCATCGAAGAACGTTGCGGCAGTCCCAGGAATCTCAGCGATGCCAGCGAAG gCGAATTGCAAGAGATTTGCGAAGAGTATTACGAGCGTATGTATATTTGTGAAGGCCAGAAATGGGATCTGGAATACGAAGTCAGGAAAAAAGACTGGGAG ATCAACGATCTCAATGCCCAAGTTAACGATCTTCGCGGCAAGTT CGTCAAGCCAGCCCTGAAGAAGGTCTCCAAATACGAAAACAAATTCGCCAAGCTGCAGAAGAAGGCCGCTGAGTTCAACTTCCGCAACCAGCTCAAGGTGGTGAAGAAGAAGGAGTTCAcgctggaggaggaggagaaggag AAAAAGATAAAAGATGCCGCTGTGCTAAATAAGGCCAAAAAGT AA
- the CG43133 gene encoding uncharacterized protein produces MKIIGCVTFLVICACAFGLPQIASILWANKYPPGYGPVVTGIKAVIALTPCTPERTPTSLSFRSSDECSDRCPGHCASCNSTCIFGHRCVCGAGIYCTWNPDSSKVQPGARIPEICEPIENFIERD; encoded by the exons ATGAAGA TTATCGGTTGTGTAACCTTTTTGGTCATTTGCGCATGTGCGTTTGGATTGCCCCAGATAGCAAGTATTTTGTGGGCGAATAAGTATCCTCCTGGTTATGGCCCAGTAGTCACCGGAATAAAGGCAGTCATCGCCCTCACTCCATGCACCCCCGAGCGAACTCCCACATCCTTAAGTTTCAGATCTAGTGACGAATGCTCCGATAGGTGCCCCGGTCATTGTGCTAGCTGCAATTCCACCTGTATCTTTGGCCACCGATGCGTCTGCGGAGCTGGTATCTACTGCACATGGAATCCCGATTCATCTAAGGTTCAGCCAGGGGCCAGAATCCCAGAAATATGCGAGCCCATTGAGAATTTCATTGAACGCGATTAA